A single Filimonas effusa DNA region contains:
- a CDS encoding outer membrane beta-barrel family protein has translation MRVLLIALFIGLMQTVVSAQTTKIAVSGSLREAGNKQPVPYVNVYLKIVADSSFITGTITDEKGLFAFSDIKTGSYFLQFERAGYKTVTKELFVGALSNFLDVGAVELSADTASLQAVTVSAKANRDGTGNQMDKKTYTVGNNISQSGGSLLQAMKNLPGITASDDGKIQIRGSDKVVVLVDGKQTALTGFGGQSSLDNIPASSIERIEIINNPSARHDANGAAGIINIIYKKNRQQGLNGKIGFTGGLGALGIKQQNLPGIRPQYQRTPKLNPSLSVNYRKNKLNAFFQGDFLYTQTLNKNEFVDRYYANGDTIRQQTKRNRNTTVATSKAGVDWELDKNNTFTISGLFSSEKIIDRGDQPFFNADLTTKRRLWQFLEDELKTTVTASAIYQHAFVQPGHKLNIAYNYTFHRENEKYFFTNIMPGYTGYDAFKLLSDEQVSDITADYVRPLGHGRIETGLKLRYRTIPTNMKFIPGLNSPLDTTAGGWADYRETIPAVYGSYVYESKKLELEAGIRLEYLDLTYKVNPDHVVYKSDGYHYTEPFPNLRLGYKINEHHKVSLFYNRRVDRPNEVDIRIFPKYDDAEIIKVGNPGLRPQFTNSFEGGYKATWRQGSVYAAAYHRIIDGFIARIATAQPGSTLIYHVFQNAGRSYNSGIETIFEQKLSKRLSLNANGNIYRNTIDAFTVENKYPVPSIYTAEKEQQVSGSFKLNVMLQLPGNTEVQMSSIYQAKDLVPQGEVGARFSIDAGVKRQIQKGRGELFANASDLFNTLRVKRVINGADFKLVGADYYETQVFRVGYSFKF, from the coding sequence ATGCGTGTATTATTAATTGCCTTATTCATTGGGCTGATGCAAACTGTCGTGTCTGCTCAAACAACAAAAATCGCGGTCTCCGGATCGCTCAGGGAAGCTGGAAACAAGCAGCCGGTGCCCTATGTTAACGTTTACCTGAAAATCGTTGCAGACAGTAGTTTTATAACCGGTACCATTACGGATGAGAAAGGCTTGTTTGCTTTTTCAGATATCAAAACCGGAAGTTATTTTTTACAGTTTGAACGTGCCGGATACAAGACTGTTACAAAAGAATTGTTTGTTGGCGCCCTAAGCAACTTCCTGGACGTAGGAGCCGTTGAGCTCTCGGCCGATACTGCGTCTCTGCAGGCGGTAACGGTATCGGCAAAAGCCAACAGGGATGGAACGGGTAACCAGATGGATAAGAAAACCTATACGGTAGGTAATAATATCAGCCAATCCGGCGGCTCCTTATTGCAGGCAATGAAAAATCTGCCTGGCATTACCGCCAGCGACGACGGTAAGATCCAGATCCGCGGAAGCGACAAAGTTGTTGTATTGGTCGATGGCAAACAAACCGCGCTTACAGGCTTCGGAGGGCAGAGCAGTCTTGATAACATACCTGCATCTTCTATCGAAAGAATAGAGATCATTAACAACCCTTCTGCCCGTCACGATGCAAATGGTGCGGCAGGTATTATCAATATTATTTATAAAAAGAACAGGCAGCAGGGACTGAATGGTAAAATAGGCTTTACAGGAGGTTTGGGAGCGCTCGGTATAAAGCAACAGAATTTGCCGGGGATCCGTCCTCAATATCAGCGGACTCCAAAACTCAACCCTTCGCTTTCCGTAAACTATAGGAAGAATAAACTGAATGCCTTTTTTCAGGGCGACTTTTTGTACACGCAAACATTGAACAAAAATGAATTCGTAGACCGTTACTATGCCAACGGCGATACCATCCGCCAGCAAACCAAAAGAAACAGGAATACCACTGTTGCTACAAGTAAAGCGGGTGTAGACTGGGAATTGGATAAGAACAATACTTTTACTATCTCAGGCCTATTCAGCAGCGAGAAGATCATCGACAGAGGCGACCAGCCTTTTTTCAATGCAGATCTTACCACCAAACGCCGCCTCTGGCAGTTCCTGGAAGACGAACTGAAAACCACCGTTACAGCCTCCGCTATTTACCAGCATGCTTTTGTACAGCCAGGACATAAGCTGAATATTGCCTATAACTACACCTTCCACCGCGAAAATGAAAAATACTTCTTCACCAACATCATGCCCGGTTATACCGGCTACGACGCATTCAAATTATTATCCGATGAACAGGTATCCGATATCACTGCCGACTATGTGCGTCCTTTAGGGCATGGCCGTATCGAAACCGGGTTGAAATTGCGTTACAGAACTATCCCCACGAATATGAAGTTCATTCCCGGGCTTAATTCACCCCTGGATACAACCGCAGGAGGTTGGGCTGATTACAGGGAAACAATTCCGGCTGTTTACGGTAGTTACGTGTATGAAAGCAAAAAACTGGAGCTTGAAGCGGGGATCAGACTTGAATACCTTGATCTTACTTATAAAGTAAATCCGGATCATGTAGTGTATAAAAGCGATGGTTATCACTACACCGAACCATTCCCTAACCTGAGGCTGGGATATAAGATCAATGAGCATCATAAGGTTTCCCTGTTTTATAACAGGCGTGTAGACAGGCCTAATGAAGTAGATATCCGTATTTTCCCGAAGTACGACGATGCAGAGATCATCAAGGTCGGTAATCCTGGCCTGCGTCCGCAATTCACCAATTCTTTTGAAGGCGGATATAAAGCAACATGGCGGCAGGGAAGTGTGTATGCCGCAGCCTATCATCGTATCATCGATGGTTTTATAGCCAGGATAGCCACTGCCCAACCCGGCAGCACGTTAATATATCATGTATTCCAGAATGCGGGTCGCAGTTATAATTCCGGCATCGAAACGATCTTTGAACAAAAACTTTCAAAACGGCTTTCCCTAAATGCGAATGGTAATATCTATCGTAATACAATTGACGCCTTTACAGTAGAAAACAAGTATCCGGTCCCTTCCATTTATACTGCTGAAAAAGAGCAACAGGTATCAGGTTCCTTTAAACTGAATGTTATGCTGCAGCTGCCAGGTAATACAGAGGTGCAAATGAGTAGTATTTACCAGGCAAAAGACCTTGTGCCACAGGGTGAAGTTGGCGCCCGCTTTTCCATTGACGCAGGAGTAAAAAGG